GAATATTTGAAGAAATTTCTGAAGAGTGGGATGTTAACAAAGGAAGACTTATTAGCGTTTTATCAAGGAGAATCATTGAAAGATAAGTATAAATTGATTGAGACAAATATTGAAAACGAAATACTCCTCAATGAGTAGTATTCAGAACTAATTTTCAATATTTCCTTCATTGGTTATAGAAATAACTTTAAATATGAATTCTGAAACCAACCGTATAGAATACAAACAAGAACTTATAGATGATTTGGAAAAAGAGGCAATCGCTTTTCTGAATTATCACGAAGGAGGCGTAATTTATATTGGAATCGACAAAACAGGGAAAGCTGTTGGCGTTTCAGATATTGATGGTGATATGCTCAAAATCAAAGATCGACTGAAGAATAACATTATGCCATCATGTCTAGGATTATTTGATGTCTCAGTAGAAGGCGTTGATTCAAAAAACGTGATAAAAATTACTCTGGCAAGTGGAACGGAAAAGCCGTACTATATCAAGAAACTTGGGATGTCGGAAAGAGGCACATTCATTCGTGTCGGTACTTCTGCTGAACCAATGCCCGTAAAGATGATAGAATCTCTATTTGCCAAACGTACTCGGAACTCCATTGGCAAAATCAAGTCTCCAAACCAGAACCTTACTTTTGAGCAACTTAAGATATACTACGAGGGATCAGGGAAAACACTAAATCAGCAGTTTACGTCCAATTTGGAGCTGATTACAGAAGAAGGCGAATACAATTATGTAGCATACTTATTGGCTGATACCAATGGAATATCTGTGAAAGTGGCAAAATACAATGGATTTGACCGTGTTGACTTGACAGAAAACAACGAGTATGGGTATTGTTCGTTAATAAAGGCAACCAAACAAGTATTGTTCATAACGATTATACCTCGGAAGTGCCACCTAAATTTGAGTTCTTTGATGATAGAATTGAGATTACATCATTTGGCAGTTTGCCACAAGGCATGACAGAGAAGGAGTTCTTTGAAGGCTATTCGGTGCCACGCAATAAAGAATTAATGCGCGTATTTCGAGATTTAGATTTAGTAGAACACTTAGGGTCTGGTGTCCCACGTATTTTGAACAGTTACGGAAAAGAATGTTTCAAGTTTACAGAGAACTTTTTACGAATGATATTTCCGGTGTCCGAGCAAGTAACCGAGCAAGTAACCGAGCAAGTAACCGAGCAAGTAAAAGAACTGGTTAAGATAATGAACAACGAGATGGATAGGCAAGAGATACAAGAAAAATTGGGTCTTTCTCATAGAGAAAATTTCCGTTCAAATTATTTAAAGCCTGCATTAGAACAAGGATTTATAGAAATGACTATCCCCAATAAACCTAATAGTAGTCTGCAAAAATATCGGCTAACAGTATTGGGCAAGCAGTTAAAAGTTAAATTGTTCCCTTAACCTCATTTATAAGAGATTCAGTAGTACAATGAAATAATATCTTCGTAATTATTGTCAATATGAGAAAAGAGTTAAAAA
This genomic stretch from Porphyromonas gingivalis ATCC 33277 harbors:
- a CDS encoding AlbA family DNA-binding domain-containing protein gives rise to the protein MVIEITLNMNSETNRIEYKQELIDDLEKEAIAFLNYHEGGVIYIGIDKTGKAVGVSDIDGDMLKIKDRLKNNIMPSCLGLFDVSVEGVDSKNVIKITLASGTEKPYYIKKLGMSERGTFIRVGTSAEPMPVKMIESLFAKRTRNSIGKIKSPNQNLTFEQLKIYYEGSGKTLNQQFTSNLELITEEGEYNYVAYLLADTNGISVKVAKYNGFDRVDLTENNEYGYCSLIKATKQVLFITIIPRKCHLNLSSLMIELRLHHLAVCHKA
- a CDS encoding Fic family protein, which produces MPPKFEFFDDRIEITSFGSLPQGMTEKEFFEGYSVPRNKELMRVFRDLDLVEHLGSGVPRILNSYGKECFKFTENFLRMIFPVSEQVTEQVTEQVTEQVKELVKIMNNEMDRQEIQEKLGLSHRENFRSNYLKPALEQGFIEMTIPNKPNSSLQKYRLTVLGKQLKVKLFP